A genome region from Panicum virgatum strain AP13 chromosome 4K, P.virgatum_v5, whole genome shotgun sequence includes the following:
- the LOC120701853 gene encoding uncharacterized protein LOC120701853 has protein sequence MLDAENRCVPDSVSPSPRPSLSRLASLKKKSGKENVPPDSANMDQVIMQTLDFTPHSSDRIDSRLPKPRSILKSQAWHSKSCSQKRSSPDVQILGEPSLEENVLNMSRKAEQLYNSNLQVSAKTPNPVTAVGICASAHHFDFTSQSQPFKIRDSSTGGKQPLHGPRRLAFPGPVLRGDFVTNNKRFAVTKSEIQNYKVICKLASSKFQSEDAVNLFGVRCTFWCLGESLKPGGQVKSFIVSAFCFSLFQKPNGHPDTSKRHYFFPNIGENLLKDIDDADQDILGRAFIKSSKARPLKHSNLLVFPTCFEDHWFVFIVDIKDKKYVMLDSYYKETDEFQEIVRERMVSSFT, from the exons ATGCTTGATGCTGAGAATAGATGTGTTCCAGATTCTGTTTCACCATCTCCCAGGCCTTCTTTATCCCGTTTAGCTTCTCTTAAG aagaAAAGTGGCAAAGAAAATGTGCCCCCCGATTCAGCTAATATG gATCAAGTTATAATGCAAACATTGGACTTCACTCCTCATAGCTCTGATAGAATTGATTCCAGGCTGCCTAAACCTAGATCAATTCTTAAATCCCAAGCTTGGCACTCTAAGTCCTGTTCTCAGAAGAGG TCTTCTCCCGATGTTCAAATTCTTGGTGAACCATCTCTAGAAGAGAATGTGCTGAATATGTCCAGAAAAGCAGAACAATTGTATAATTCTAATTTACAAGTGTCTGCTAAAACTCCTAATCCAGTGACTGCTGTTGGAATTTGTGCTTCTGCTCATCATTTTGATTTTACCTCTCAATCTCAACCATTCAAGATCAGAGATTCATCTACTGGTGGGAAACAGCCATTGCATGGTCCCAGACGTTTAGCATTTCCTGGTCCTgttcttcgtggtgattttgtTACTAACAATAAGAGGTTTGCTGTTACTAAATCTGAAATTCAAAACTACAAAGTTATTTGTAAGCTTGCTTCGTCCAAGTTTCAAAG TGAGGATGCTGTGAATCTGTTTGGTGTTCGCTGTACCTTTTGGTGTCTTGGTGAATCACTAAAACCTGGTGGGCAAGTCAAGAGTTTTATTGTCTCTGCATTCTGCTTTAGTTTGTTCCAAAAACCAAATGGTCATCCTGATACATCAAAGAGACACTATTTTTTCCCCAACATTGGT gaGAATTTGTTAAAAGATATTGATGATGCTGATCAAGATATTTTGGGGCGTGCTTTTATAAAGTCATCTAAAGCAAGACCCTTGAAGCATTCTAATTTG CTCGTTTTTCCTACATGCTTTGAGGATCATTGGTTTGTTTTTATCGTTGATATTAAGGATAAGAAATATGTCATGCTTGACTCTTATTATAAGGAAACTGATGAATTTCAAGAAATCGTTCGTGAAAGAATGGTTAGTTCTTTTACTTAA
- the LOC120704667 gene encoding uncharacterized protein LOC120704667, with translation MFLLSGILSLSFLASHICGISFLVYISPCSCSLQLFSSHVLPRLQIQPGIRRMRKNESGSPVFHPQSEFHLVLYHDLYSMSLAFLYFLLQPIINYLFLPYSSMILLVPGFKFMISVCWSN, from the exons ATGTTTCTTCTGTCTGGTATTCTTTCACTTTCTTTTCTTGCTTCCCATATCTGTGGCATTTCATTTCTTGTTTATATATCTCCTTGTTCCTGTTCTTTGCAGCTGTTCTCGTCACATGTGCTACCACGACTTCAAATCCAGCCAGGAATCCGTAGAATGAGAAAAAATG AATCAGGTTCCCCTGTGTTCCATCCTCAATCTGAATTCCATCTTGTTCTGTATCATGACTTGTACTCAATGTCTCTGGCCTTCTTGTACTTCCTTCTTCAACCTATCATCAATTATTTGTTT TTGCCATATTCAAGCATGATTCTTCTGGTACCAG GTTTCAAGTTTATGATTTCTGTTTGTTGGTCTAATTGA
- the LOC120704668 gene encoding 3-ketoacyl-CoA synthase 6-like has protein sequence MGSPAARQLRQLKPLYQHAVNHFVAVLAAPLAVAAAVGAARAGPGELLVRLQALRAAHVLLAACVPAAAAALYLLLRPRAVYLVDYACFRTRPNCRVPFATFLEHAKLVTFVEGASIDERSVRFMTRLLERSGLGEETCLPPAHHYIPPYRNMEASRAEVELVIFSAIDDLLAKTGLSPGAIDILVVNCSLFAPVPSFTDMIIRRYGMREDIRNVHLSGMGCSAGLISVGLARNLLQVAPRGAHALVVSTETITPNYYVGKERAMLLPNCLFRMGGAAALLSTSRARARFRLARVVRTLTGAGDSAYRCVFQEEDGEGHRGINLSKDLMAIAGDALKANITAIGPLVLPASEQLLFALSFIARRVLSDRRVKPYLPDFRTAFEHFCIHAGGRAVIDELQRSLGLSDQDVEASRMALHRFGNTSSSSVWYELAYIEAKGRMRKGDRVWMIGFGSGFKCNSAAWECIAPARTAEGPWEDSICRYPVDIPEVLKH, from the coding sequence atgggctcgccggcggcgcgccagcTGAGGCAGCTGAAGCCGCTGTACCAGCACGCGGTGAACCACTTCGTGGCCGTGCTCGCGGCGCCGCTGGCCGTGGCGGCCGCcgtcggcgcggcgcgcgccgggCCCGGGGAGCTGCTCGTCCGGCTGCAGGCGCTCCGGGCGGCGCACGTGCTCCTCGCCGCGTGcgtccccgccgcggcggcggcgctgtatCTCCTGCTGCGGCCGCGGGCGGTGTACCTGGTCGACTACGCCTGCTTCCGCACGCGGCCCAACTGCCGCGTCCCCTTCGCCACCTTCCTGGAGCACGCCAAGCTGGTGACCTTCGTGGAGGGCGCCTCCATCGACGAGCGCAGCGTCCGGTTCATGACCCGGCTGCTGGAGCGCTCGGGGCTCGGGGAGGAGACCTGCCTGCCCCCGGCCCACCACTACATCCCGCCGTACCGGAACATGGAGGCGTCGCGCGCGGAGGTGGAGCTGGTCATCTTCTCCGCCATCGACGACCTGCTCGCCAAGACGGGGCTCAGCCCTGGCGCCATCGACATCCTCGTCGTCAACTGCAGCCTCTTCGCGCCCGTGCCGTCCTTCACCGACATGATCATCCGCCGGTACGGGATGCGGGAGGACATCCGGAACGTGCACCTGTCCGGGATGGGGTGCAGCGCGGGGCTCATCTCCGTGGGGCTGGCGCGCAACCTCCTGCAGGTGGCGCCCCGGGGCGCGCACGCGCTCGTCGTGTCCACGGAGACCATCACGCCCAACTACTACGTGGGCAAGGAGCGCGCCATGCTCCTGCCCAACTGCCTCTTCCgcatgggcggcgccgccgcgctgctgtcGACGTCGCGCGCCCGGGCGCGGTTCCGCCTCGCCCGCGTGGTGCGCACGCTGACGGGCGCCGGCGACAGCGCGTACCGGTGCGTGTtccaggaggaggacggcgagggCCACCGCGGGATCAACCTGTCCAAGGACCTGATGGCCATCGCCGGGGACGCGCTCAAGGCCAACATCACCGCCATCGGCCCGCTGGTGCTGCCGGCGTCGGAGCAGCTGCTGTTCGCGCTCTCCTTCATCGCGCGCCGCGTGCTCAGCGACCGCCGCGTCAAGCCGTACCTGCCCGACTTCCGCACGGCGTTCGAGCACTTCTGCATCCACGCGGGCGGCCGCGCCGTCATCGACGAGCTGCAGCGCAGCCTGGGGCTGTCGGACCAGGACGTCGAGGCGTCGCGGATGGCGCTGCACCGGTTCGGCAACACGTCCAGCAGCTCGGTCTGGTACGAGCTCGCCTACATCGAGGCCAAGGGCCGGATGAGGAAGGGCGACCGCGTGTGGATGATCGGCTTCGGGTCCGGGTTCAAGTGCAACAGCGCGGCGTGGGAGTGCATCGCGCCGGCGCGCACCGCCGAGGGGCCCTGGGAGGACAGCATCTGCCGCTACCCCGTCGACATCCCGGAGGTGCTCAAGCACTAG